The Candidatus Bathyarchaeia archaeon sequence CCGCCGTATACAAGCCTAAAAAGCGTCTGATCCAGGTTTCCTATCCGGAAGCCCTGAAAAACCCTCTGATCATTCTACACGAGTTCTACCATCACCTCCGATCTTCCAGGGGGGAGCAGACCGTGGAGAAGAAGGCTGATTCCTTCGCTCAAGAATATTGGCAAGCCTACTGCAAAGATAGTGTTGAAGGCAGGTAAAGGATTCGGCCATTAAACTATAGAGGAAAACCTTGAAGGAGCCGTGCTCCGCTGGAAATGTCGGGAAGGAACGTAATGCCTAAGCTGTCCGCATAATTTTCATCGAATTAAAATTCAATTTTGAGTGGGAATAAGAATTTTATATGAACAATGATGTGATTTATCAGCGAGAAAACTATGAAAAAGAAAATTAAAATAAGCTTAGCTATTTTCCTTATCGAAATTATGGATGTAACCAGTAGATGGGTTATCCTTAATAGCCAGTTGCGAATTCCAAAGGAGCAATTTGGAATTTATCTTTTAGACATCAATGAACTTGTCGTTTCGGACAACGATATCGTTTCATATAATAAAACTTTTCATGAAATCAAACTCAATGAAGAAGGGTTAACGAGAATGAAAACACTCAATTTATATCATGAAATTTTTGTAGTCAAGCTAGACGGTAAAGAAATTTATAGAGGAGCATTTTGGTCAGGTATTTCTTCTCAATCCTACTCAGGAATAGTAATGGTGGATGTTGTACTTATTAGGAATGGCATGACCGATAGTATAATGATAGAAAAGGGTTATCCTTCTCAAGATTATTTTGAGGGCGTAGACCCAAGAAATAGTCCTGAGATATTTGATTACTTTGAAAAAGTGGGTAAGTTAATTTAGTGAGCATCGTAGGATTTCTTTATAGAATAGGAAATTGTGCATAGGTTCTTTATTTATTTTTTGTAAAGAGAGTATAAGAGAGAGTGAAAGAGTAAACTCTTGGTTTGGGGATTAAATTTTAATCCCAGTCATGAACCCCAAACGCGTCCGCCCGCGCGCGCTTTGTCAGTCACAGACAAACACGCAGATGCGCGCAAACAAACTAAGAAAAAAGATAAAAACAAAAAACAGTTTAGAAGGAAACATGTTATGCGAAACCAAAACCCACGGGGGATAGGCTATACCACTAATTAAAAACCAAGCTGAAATAATAAATGATGAACTTATTCAAAATGATCATGCATGCCCAAGTTTTTGGTTTTAGGAAACCTAATTCTTCTTTTGACCCAATCTTTTTGTTCCAAATACCGCTAATATGACTATGGAAACGGCTATTATTGAAATTAAGTAATATAGCGGCCCGGTTTGAGTTTCGAAGACTGGGAACACAACGTATGTTGACAGGTTCACCATCGTGTGGAATAGTAAAGTGGCAAAGATGCTCCCGCCAGTGTTATTGTAAATCCAAGTGAACAATATCGACATGAAAGCCATGGTGAAGATTGATCCTAGAAACATTCCGATCGCGGCTTGGTATTGAGGCCCTGGAGGTTGAGCCATGAAGTTTAAAGGTGAATGCCAAAAAGCCCAAATCACTCCCAACACCACGCTGGATAGAAGAGCCGTGTGACGCATTTGAAGCCGGGGAAGCGCATACCCTCTCCAGCCGAACTCTTCCTCAATTGGTCCTCCAAGGAAGAATATGTAGACAAAATTGAAAAGAATCAGCCAAGGCTGAGATGACGTCGCCAATTCGGGAGCTGTCCCTTCGGTATACCATGCCAAAAAGAGAGAAAAGCCAGTAATAGCAGGCATCAATAGAAAAATTGGGACATACCATATTCCTTCAATTCTAGGGTCAAAACCCCTTCTCAATAATTCTTTAACGCCTTCTTTTCCTTCATTTATGTAAGCGAGCAAAAACGCAGCTAAAAACGGACCAAATGGCGCTACATAAAGCTTTAAACCCCATATTTGCAACAACCAAAAGAACCAAGACCAAGAAAAAGCGATCAGAAAAAACGACAACAAATTACTAATTTCAGACCCGCACCGTCCCAAACAAATAAACCTCCACCCTTATTTTTATATTAAAATTTAATACGTGTTTTCAACCCTTTTTGTGAAGAAGAAACATTTGTTCGAAGATCAGTAGAACATAATGCCTGCTCCAAACTCCTGGGTTAATAATTTCCAAAGGCTTATTGGAAGGGGGTGTCTATTCACGGTCAGTTACCTCATCCTCTTATGGATTAAGTTACACCTATTTTGATCCGAGTCCAAAGAGAGGGTGCATGACATATATAACGGTTGGGTTCGTGGAAGGGTTAGAAGCGTATAGAGTACGTTCGTTTGATTAAGCTAGATGGAGGTTGTCCTAAAATAAGTGATACGCTTTTGTTTAAAAGCTAATTAAGGGAAGGGTTTCAACTAGAGAAACATGGGATTGGTGCATCTGTATACCGGTTATGGGGGTGGGAAAACAACTTCCGCTTTAGGCTTAGCTTTAAGGGCTTTAGGTCACGGACAGAAGGTAATTGTCGTCCAATTTTTGAAAGGGAGAAAAAACATCGGGGAATATAAAATCCGAGATAAGTTGGCGCCAGACTATGAGATATATCAGTTTGGTTCTCCAAGATTTGTTGATCCGAAGAATTTAAAGCCTAAAGACTACGAACTTGCTAGAAAGGGATTAGAATTCGCGAAAAGAGCTTTGAAAAGAAAGCCAAATCTTTTGATTCTGGATGAGATAAACTTAGCTGCCGCCGGCGGCTTAGTAAAAGTTGAGGAGATTCTTGACCTGTTAAAAAATGTTCCTAAAAAAACCATAGTTATACTTACAGGAAGGTTCGCGCCCGACGAACTGATTAACAGAGCCGATATAGTGACAGCCGTTGAAGACATAAAGGGAATGAAAAAGCGATCGCCAGCGAGAAAAGGCTACGAATACTAAGTTTCCTTCCAACACGCCCACGCTTCGCCTACTTATAAACTAACCTGGAGATATCGCTTTTCTCGCCGTCTACACGAGGTCTTCACTTTAGCTTTCGGTTTAAAGCATTAAATTTTAATAGCCCGCAAACCTCTTCCAGTCTTGATGCGAAATCCATTAAATAGTTTACGAAAAAGCTTGAAAGACAACCTCCTGCTAGTTGAAGAATATTGGCCCGAATTTTGAAAATCACCTTCTACTTCGCATTTCTTAACATTAATAACTCGAAATGTTAAACATTTTCAACAAACGCCAAAGTTAAAAGTAAAGAGTTATTAAAAACATTTCCCATAAATTTTGACCTACAAAATTCCCTCAGTCGTTTTAATTTCCCCAAGCCTAGGTTGACTCGGATGAAGTTATACCAGTCTTGTAAGGGCTTAGGAATGCCTGAACTGATCGTGGCTTTTGGAATCAGTGGAGGTACATGTCGTCATCGAGCCGTGAGGGCTCTGCCGCGCAGATCAGTCCACATCATCCAACATTGAAACTTTAGTTTTACGATTTAAACTTTTATAGTTTTCCAAGCTTCCTCTATCAGCTGTTCCGTGTATGGAGCTTTAAAGCCAATTTTCTTAAACCATTCTTTCACTTCTGTTAAGTTTAGGTTTCTCATCTTTCTAATCGTCGACTTGATGAATTCATATCTTTCATGGGGGTAAACAATCCACGCTGACGTTTCGTCAACATAGTATTCAGGCTTTAGGACGCTGTGAGGCTTGTAATGTAAGGTGGCTATCTTGATTTCCCCCGCTCCCTCTTGAACTAAGCTTTTTCTAACTTCGGATAGGCTTAAACCCGTATCCGAAACATCGTCCACGACGAGAACCTTTAACCCTCTTACATCTGTTGAAACAGGTTGGGTTATCCTCGGCTTTTTCCCGGTTTTTGCAACGTCTTCATAGAACTCAGCTTTGATGTTAGCGAGGTTTGTGTTTTCCAGCAAGTCCGACAGTATTCTAGCCGGTATCCACCCTCCTCTAGCAACCCCAACGATCACATCGGGTTTAAAATCGTCCTCTTTAATCCTCTTAGATAGCTCAATGCACATTCTGTATATGTCTTCCCACTCTAGGATCAAGTATTCCTGCTCAGCCATCCTCGATGCCTCGCCTTAATTGGTAGAAAGGTGTGATTACCACTTATATTTAGGTTTGCGATTCAATTCCTCATGTGGGTTCGAGGCATTGTTGAGTTCGGTAAAGTGGTCGCGGCGCTCGGCCTCGTGGAGGTGAAGCCATTCAACATCGACGACGTTTTGGCGAAGGTTAAAAGTCTTTGCAGGGATGTTGATGTTCAGCTTCTCTCCCCCCGATGTTTAGCGGGATTCGACCACATCTACTTCGCATCGTTAAACGCGCTGAAAGCCTTCAAACAGGGTCGAAACATCTCCAGGAGTCCAGCGATGGAGGTGGTCGTATATGCTTCGGCTCAGAGGCAGATAGAAAAGGCCATTCGCTATCTGGGTGTTAAAAACAGCGAGGGAAGTGTTGTGATCGTAGCCCTGGGACCTGACAAAGAGCGGGTTACAAGCTGCGTTGAGGCGGTTGCCGCGATGATGGGTGGGCGGGTTCAGGACTCGGTCATTGACATCACGGGGAATGAGAAGCTGGAATACGTTAAACGTTTTTTCGGGATTACGGACGCTGAGGTGGAGGCGGTTCGGAGGCATGGGGAAGAGGAGGTTAAGGTGGTTGAAAGGCTTGTGGTGGAACGTATGGCCGTTTTATCAGCCACAGTTTAAAGCGTCCTCTTCTCCCTTTCAATCGACAATATGGCGTCGGGTTTAATGACCGAAACCCCAGCTATTTTCCCAATCACCTCAACCAGCAAGATTTTATCCGGCTGCTCAAGGCTTACTTTTCTATCGACCTTAGGGGCTATGGCTTGAATAATTTCAGCTGACTTGAGGTTTGTCCTTCTTTTCTCAACGGTTATACGGTAGGATTCCTCCTCTTCTATGAGGTTGGAAAGCTCCAACGCTTTTGACTCTATGCTGCTAAGGGTTGAATCGGTAACCGCTTGAATGGGCACAATCCTCAAGACGTACCTAAACTCCCAAGGCCTCTCTCGGAGAACATCCCTCAGAGCGTTAACAGCCTTAACCGGGTCTAAAGTCGTTTTGGAAACCAGCAACCCAACCAACCCTGTAGGCTCAACCTTGACATCGGGGTCTCCAACCTCCCTTAGGAGATACCAGGCCTCGCTGCAAGCGTTCCTCTCGTTACCCCTTGAAGTAGAGATCATGAGGTTAAAGTCTCTCATCAAACCATAAATCCTCCATTTAAAAATCTAGATGCCTTCCAAAATAAAGCGTTCGCCCGTCCCCTTAAAGACATCGTTATAGGCTTCAGCCTGAGGGGTTTAAAAGAGCCGGAAGATTTAGGTGACACCAGCGCTAGCTTTACCTCTTTCATCGATATAGGAACGTCGAAATTGTTACTCTACGATCTTCCCAAGACATGCTGACGCCGAGGAGAACATTACAGCGTCGAAAATGGTTATCGCTACTACGTCGATTGGAAGATTAGAGATGTTGCCTGTAATTAAGAGGCTTCTAACAGCATCCACCGTATAGCTCAAAGGGTTGAACGCGGCGGAGCGCTGTAAAATGGGAGGCATCATGTTGACAGGGTACAGGGCGTTGCTGACGAAGAAGAGTGGGAACGTGAGAGCCGCGCCGATCCCCATGAACCTTTCCCGCGTTTTAACGAAAGAGGCTATGAGGATGGAAAGGGATGCGAAGCCTCCTGACGCGAAGAAGATGATCAGAAAGGCGGTGATCAAATATAGCGCGTTCGAAGCGAATTTAACTCCGATCAGGAGAGCGACGGGGAGGATGATGAGGGCTTGGAAGATCGCCCTCACCCCTGCGGATAGTGATCTGCCGATAACCGTTGCGTACCTTGATGCAGGCGTGACGTAGAGTCTCTTTAGGATGCCGGACTCCCGCTCCCAGACCATGATTAGGCCGAAAAAGATCGAAGTAAAAGTAGTGGACTGGATAAGCACCCCAGGTGTAATGTAATCGGTGTACGGTATCCCCCCTGTAGGTATTCCGCGGACGCCGCTCATGACGGGTCCGAAAACGGCGATCCATAGGATTGGTTGAACGGCTCGGGAGTAAAGCTCCATCCTATCATGTTTAACGCGTCTCAACTCAAGCTCAAGCATCACGAAAATATGCCTTAATGATTCAAGCAAGTTTCCTCTACCCTCTTTTAATGGCTCCTCTTACCCGTTTTACTTCAGTCACTTCTCCACCAGACTCAAGCCTAGTTCCAGCGTATTTCAGGAAGACATCGTCGAGAGATGGTTTGGTTATCGAAACCCTCTTGACGGTGACCTTCTCTCGTCTGGCCGCTTCCATTATGCTTGGTAAAGCTGTCTCCGCGTCGTTGACGATGACTGTCAGTTCAGAATCGTTAAAGATGACTTTTCTTACACTGTTTGTCTCTTTTATCCTTTTCAACAAGCCCTCAACCTCATGTGTATTTAAAGCGATTCGGACCACCTCCCCTCCCACAGATTGCTCCAGCTCTTTAACCGACCCCCTCTTCACGATGGCGCCTCGGTTGATGATGGCAACCTCGTCTGAATAGTGTTCCGCCTCATCCATGTAATGGGTGTTAAAGAAAACCGTGACACCATACTCCTTTTTGAAGGATGTGAGCTTTTCCCAGATAACCTTCCTCGCGGAGGGGTCGAGGCCGATAGTAGGTTCATCCAAGAACAGGATCTTCGGCTTCATCATAAGAGCGGATGCGATTTCAAGCCTCCTAATCATGCCGCCGGAATATGTGTTCACAAGTTTGTTCCTTAATTCAGTTAAGCCCATATTCTCAAGGGCCTCCTCAACGGCTCTTCTTCTCTCATTTGAGGGGAGTCTGTAAATCTTCGCGTAGATGAGCAGGTTCTCGTAGCCACTAACATCCGTCCAAACACTTATTTCTTGGGGTACGTAGCTCACGAGCTTCCTCACACGGTCGCCGTGCTTGAGTACGTTTAACCCAAAGACGTAGGCTTCACCGAAGGTAGGTTTAAGCTGTGTTGTCAATATCCTCATCAGCGTCGTTTTACCGGCACCATTGGGACCGATTAATGAAAAAATGGAGCCTTGATCAACATCCAAGTCGACTCCGTTAAGGGCCCTAACCCCGCCTTCGTAGACTTTTACAAGGTTTCTGACAGTGACAGCTGAACCCAACTATCCTACCCGCCTCCGTAACCGAGAAAAGGTACGTTAAAAAGTTTTCCAAACTGGAAGATTGCTCGACAAAGTTTAGGCGCAACCCTCAAATACATATCGAGCTTCCGAACTAGAATTTTTATCCAGCTGGCTTATGGCTTACTGGAGAGCGTTATGGGGTGTAAGGGTGACAAAGAAGTCGTGGGGTTTTGAGCTCATAGGCTTAAAACTCTTACTTTCATGACCATATCAGAGCCTATGCACCTTTCAGCCGCGCTGGAGCGAGTTAGAGTTTAATGGTGGGTGGCTTCGATCCGCCCTAGTGGCGGATAAAAATGTGAGCTTAAGTTTATATACGCGTTTTCGACGTGAAAATTAAAGCTGGGAAGTGTCAGATCTTGCTTGAGGAAGAGGATTGGGAGGAAGACTGGGAAGAAGAAGAGTGGGAGGAAGAGGTTGAGGAAGAAGAGTGGTAGTTGTCCACTCTCCTGCTGAATCATCCAGCCCTATTTTATTTTCTTTGGTGTAGCTGATGGGTAGGTTAGCGGTTCTAGATAGGGAGCGTTGTAAACCTAAAGACTGTGGTCTACCATGCGTGAAGTACTGTCCTGAGGTGAGGAACAGGGTTGAGGCGATTAAGCTTGACGAGTCGGGTAAGTTTGTTGTGGTTTCGGAAAACCTGTGCAGTGGATGCGGCATATGCGTGAAGAAGTGTCCATTTAAAGCGTTGTCGGTGGTAAACCTTCCTCAGGAGCTTGACGTGGAGTGTAGCCATCGATATGGGTTGAACGCGTTCAAGTTGTTCAGGCTTCCAACGCCTAGGGATGGAACCGTTACCGGGCTGATCGGGCGAAACGGTATAGGGAAGTCGACGGCCCTTAAGATCCTGTCTGGTGAAATTAAACCCAACCTAGGTCGATTTACAGACCCTCCAGAATGGGAGGAGGTTATAAGGGCCTACAGGGGTTCCACGTTGCAGAACTATTTCACAGCGTTGAGCGAGCAAAGGCTAAAGGTGGTTTCTAAGCCTCAGCATGTTGACCTCATACCGAGGTACGTGAACGAGGAGGTCTCCGAACTCCTAAGCAGAATCGACGAGCGTGGAGCCTTAAACTGGATGAAGGAGCTCTTAAGCCTAGAGGAGGTTTGGGAGAGGACTACCAGCGTGTTAAGCGGCGGCGAGCTGCAGAGGGTGGCCGTGGCCGCGGCTTTATGCCGAAACGCTGATGTATATATTTTCGACGAGCCCTCAAGCCACTTGGACGTTCACCAACGTCTAATGGTGGCTCGAGCCATCAGAACCTTGATCAGAGAGGATAAGACGGTTCTGTTGGCGGAGCATGATTTGGCTCTGCTGGACTACTTGTCAGATCACATATGCGTGTTCTACGGTAAGCCCGGCGTTTACGGGGTTGTGTCTAGACCTCACGGGGTTAGGGTTGGAGTTAACATTTATCTGGACGGATTTCTCCCCGACGAGAATATGAGGTTTAGGGCTGAGCCCATACGGTTTCATGTAAAGCCGCCAAGGGATGAGAGTAAGGTGGGGAGGATCCTTGAATGGGACGCGATGAGAAAATCCTACGACGAGTTTACCTTGAAGGTTGGGCCGGGTAGGGTTCAAGGCGGCGAGGTTGTAGGGATGCTCGGGCCAAATGGGATAGGTAAGACCACGTTAGTCAAGATGCTGGCTGGGTTTGAGGAGCCTGACGAGGGATACGTGCCCACAGAGGGTTTGAAAATAAGCTACAAGCCTCAGTACATTTCTGGGGAGTATCGGGGGACGGTTGAATCGATTCTTAAGGAGGCTGCTGGACCACGGTATATGGAGGAAGGGTTTAGGGGTAAAGTTCTAAGCTCCCTCAACCTCATTGACTTCTTGGATAGGGATGTGGAAGGTCTCAGCGGCGGCGAGCTGCAGAGGGTGGCGATAGCGGCCTGCTTGTTCAGAGACGCCGACGTATATTTTCTAGACGAGCCCAGCGCGTATCTGGACGTGGAGGAGAGGCTGGGGATGACTAGGCTTGTTCGAGACGTTGCGGAGGAAAGGGAAGCGTTCGCCTTCGTAGTGGAGCATGATTTAATTGCTCAAGACTTCGTAGCCGACAAGCTGATGGTGTTCACTGGTAGGCCTGGGGTTGAGGGGTACGCCAACCCTCCCACCGACCTGAGAAGCGGCATGAACGTCTTTCTAGCGGAAATGGACGTTACTTTTAGAAGGGACCCGTCTTCGGGGAGGCCGAGAGTGAATAAGCCGGATAGTAGGGTGGATAGGTCGCAGAAGGAGGTCGGCGAATACTACTACGTTCCACCGGGTTAGCCGCTACATTTCTTCTACTTCTTCAAGCTTTCTTGGAAGATATTGGTCTACGATGAAGGTTAAACCATACCTGCTGAAGGCTTCCTGCTCAGCCTTCTTCCTTATCTTTAAGAAGGTTTCGATCTCCCTCCTCCAAAGCTTGGATCCGTATCGAGGATCCTTCTTCAACTCGTATAGCCTTTTAACGTCTAAGTCGTTAAGGGGATCTGAAGGCAACTTGTAATCCACGATGTCAGTCGCCCAAACTCCAGCCCACTTGGCGTCAGGTGTGTTCAACTCTCGAAGGTGGGCGGCGTTGGCTGAGCCGCTCACTATGACCATGGCTATGTGCATTCCCCACGGGTCTCCGTCGGTTAAGATGATCACAGGTAGCTTCAGCTCCTTGTTCAGCCTTCTTATCAAGGCCCTGGTGGCGCGTGGTGCCTGTCCAGCCGTCTGCACCAGTATGGCTTTAAACCTCTCATGAACCCTTTCCTCAACGAACCTTGTGAAGAGCGCGCCTTTCTCGATGGCTATGACCTTGTCTGCCTTACACTCTTTGAACTCCGCGCTGGTTAAGGCTGGGCCGATCATCACTCCATCCGGGTGGCTGGTTAGGTTAAGGGTTTTACCCTCATACCCGGGCACTGTGTACTCTATGGTGAGGTCGCCGAATATGGCGCTTCTCTCTTCAGGGAATACGTGGAACTCCTCTCTAGCCCTACCCACGACCGTTTCGAGGTCTGTGAGTATGCTGTCGCTTTCAGGTTGGTCGATGAAGTTCACGTCGAAGGCCTGCGCGGAGTAGAATACATCCCTTAACGTGCTGGTTCGGTTTTGCTGGGTTAGCTCCTTGACGAAGTAAGCCGCCCAGATCAGCTGGGTGAATGGTCTGATGTGACGAATGTTCCTCGCGCTTCTCCTAACGTTTTTCCCACCTAAAATGTACTGCCTCAGCTTGTCGTCATAGCGTATGTTTGAGATCGAGCGGCTTGGCATCTCTATCCAAGGAAACTCTCCTTCGCTTAACTGATGGTATACGGTTTCCCCCAGCCTCGTAAGGTCTTTTAACACCTGTATTCTTCTGTCTTTCACGGTTCCCGCTTCTCCACCGGCTCCGGGGCCTCCGTTCCCACCTTTTCCCCTCTTACCAGCTTTACTCATATTTTCCCACCTTGGACAGCAACGCCTCTATTTCAGGCTCCCTCTGCTTATCCGCGAGCTTCGTGGAGAAGGTGGCTATTTTCGGCAGGAACTTTAGAAACACGTCTAACCGTTTTTTCTGTCTCTCTAGGGATTGTTTTCTAGTAAGGTAGGCGGAGAGTCCTCTAGCCACCTCTCTGAGGGCGTTGATGATTTCTCTTTCGACTTCAGGTCGATCGGCTATAAACTCCTTTCCCACCGTTTTGTACGGCACTTTCGTGCTGCAGATGTGGATGAAAACGGCTATGGGGCCGTCCGTTGGAATCTTATACCTTCGCCAGTCAATGAGGTTGTTCACAACCTTCCATGAAACATCGCTCGCCTCGTCGAACAATAGTGGTATCTTATTGGCGTAACGGTAGAGTTGTATTCTATTTAGCTTGGGAATTTCTCCGCCGTAGGCGATCCCGGCTTCGACGATGAAGGGGAATCCAGAGTAGGCTGAGGGCTGTCTTTGAGTGACAGCCACGAACTCAGGGTTGAGCTCCTTTCTGATGCCGGTTTCCAGCAGTTTGACGCCGATGGGGGACAGGCAGCTGGGGTCGGGTGGCAGGAATCCCTCGTAGTTTTTCATGGCGTTGGCTAGGACTACGATTTCCCCAGGGTTCAGCTTTTTAGGATCCTTTCTAAAGTCGATCTCAGCGTACTCCAGAAACTTCTTGGCGGTTGTTTCCCCTACCCTTTGGAAGTGTTTTTTCATGAATTCCTTCATGTTCCTTGTCTCCGTCGCCGCTATCATTCTCTTCAAGGTTTCCGCGTCGACTCCGTGGGGATGTGGCTTAGTGGTTTTGGGTGGGGGTGGCATGTTCTCCGTTGCTCTGAGGAATCGGTAAAGTCTACCCCTCGGGTCGATGAACGTGATGTCAGCGTAGGGGGCTACGATGGCCGTTTGTTTCAGGTAATCCAGTATCTTAGGCATGGCCCTTAAGTAATCGGCTTCGGTTTGGAATTGAATGATGGTTCCACGCCATTTCCTCGTTTTCAGCTCCCTTTTGCTTAAGATGATTGGCTTATTGCTCTGTATATCTATCATTAACTGGAATTCACAGGCCCCGGATTTCCCTGTGCTGGATACAACCAGGGTTCCCGTGTGGGTGGTTATCTGGCCGTAAAGCAGCGCCATTTTTCCACCTAAACCGAAAGTCCCCCTTGTCTGCCTCAGGTGGTATTTGGATCCGTAGAGGATTTGGGCGAAGGCTGATGGGATATGCTCAGCCGGTATTCCTAGACCGTTGTCCTCCACTCTAACCTCGTAGACGCTGGTGGACTTGGACGTTTCCTTCACCTCGGAGACTCTGATGTACAGGTTCGGTGGGATGCGTTGCATTTCACACGCGTCTAGGCTGTTTTCCACAAGCTCCCTCACAGTTGTGTACATGGCCCTAGCGGGGTTGGTGAACCCGGCTATGTCCCGGTTTCGGTAAAAGAAGTCGGCTGGGCTGATTTCTTGGAATACTTCAGTCATGGCCTAAGCCTCCGGTCTACTGTTTTCCCAGAGCTTCACCTTCATCTTCTTTTTTAACTCTCCTCTTTTAATTCTCAAGTATTTATATACGGTGTTGTGCTGTCTTCCGTCTATAAGCATCGTCACAGCCTCCCTGGCGATGGAAACGTTTTCGTAGCCTCCGATGATGGCGACCGTGTGGCCGTACACGGACAAGCTCACCCCAGCCATCTCTTCTATCAATCTTCGCGCCTTACCTCTTTTCCCGATGATTCTTCCCTTAATCCTCTGTATTTGAGGCTCATTTTTCCCGAAGATGTCCCTTAGATCGATGATGTCGATCATATGCTCTTCGTCGAGGAGGTGGAAGGCCCTTTCAGGGGAGAAGCCCCTAGCCACGGCTTCCACGATGTCCCTGGCCTTCAACGCGTTAACGACTTCACCTTCATTTTCCACCTTCACCTCGCCAGTCCGACTGTCCACCGTGAGCTTTACGTTCAAAGATTCCTCTATCCTCTTTTTCACAGCTCCACCGTGGCCTATG is a genomic window containing:
- a CDS encoding KH domain-containing protein, whose product is MATLSLTIPKGRIGVLIGHGGAVKKRIEESLNVKLTVDSRTGEVKVENEGEVVNALKARDIVEAVARGFSPERAFHLLDEEHMIDIIDLRDIFGKNEPQIQRIKGRIIGKRGKARRLIEEMAGVSLSVYGHTVAIIGGYENVSIAREAVTMLIDGRQHNTVYKYLRIKRGELKKKMKVKLWENSRPEA
- a CDS encoding DNA topoisomerase VI subunit B, whose protein sequence is MTEVFQEISPADFFYRNRDIAGFTNPARAMYTTVRELVENSLDACEMQRIPPNLYIRVSEVKETSKSTSVYEVRVEDNGLGIPAEHIPSAFAQILYGSKYHLRQTRGTFGLGGKMALLYGQITTHTGTLVVSSTGKSGACEFQLMIDIQSNKPIILSKRELKTRKWRGTIIQFQTEADYLRAMPKILDYLKQTAIVAPYADITFIDPRGRLYRFLRATENMPPPPKTTKPHPHGVDAETLKRMIAATETRNMKEFMKKHFQRVGETTAKKFLEYAEIDFRKDPKKLNPGEIVVLANAMKNYEGFLPPDPSCLSPIGVKLLETGIRKELNPEFVAVTQRQPSAYSGFPFIVEAGIAYGGEIPKLNRIQLYRYANKIPLLFDEASDVSWKVVNNLIDWRRYKIPTDGPIAVFIHICSTKVPYKTVGKEFIADRPEVEREIINALREVARGLSAYLTRKQSLERQKKRLDVFLKFLPKIATFSTKLADKQREPEIEALLSKVGKYE